One stretch of Streptomyces sp. 135 DNA includes these proteins:
- a CDS encoding glucose 1-dehydrogenase, producing MGKLDGRVVIVTGAARGQGEQEARLFAAEGAEVVVADVLDDQGEALVKEIVEERGERAATYVHLDVSKEADWQAAMATAKDAYGKVDGLVNNAGILRFNELLATPLEEFQQVIQVNQVGCFLGIRTVAPEIAEAGGGTIVNTASYTALTGMAFVGAYAATKHAILGLTRVAAIELAAKGIRVNAICPGAVDTPMTNPARLDPAADPEAARGAVAKLYEKLVPMGRIGTPQEIAALALFLTGADSSYITGQPFVIDGGWLAGVSVI from the coding sequence ATGGGCAAGCTGGACGGCCGCGTCGTCATCGTCACCGGCGCGGCGCGCGGACAGGGCGAGCAGGAGGCCCGCCTCTTCGCCGCCGAGGGCGCCGAGGTCGTCGTCGCCGACGTGCTCGACGACCAGGGCGAGGCGCTGGTCAAGGAGATCGTCGAGGAGCGGGGCGAGCGGGCGGCCACGTACGTCCACCTGGACGTGAGCAAGGAAGCCGACTGGCAGGCGGCGATGGCCACCGCCAAGGACGCCTACGGCAAGGTCGACGGGTTGGTGAACAACGCCGGAATCCTCCGCTTCAACGAACTCCTCGCCACGCCCCTGGAGGAGTTCCAGCAGGTCATCCAGGTCAACCAGGTCGGCTGCTTCCTCGGCATCCGCACCGTCGCCCCCGAGATCGCGGAGGCCGGCGGCGGCACCATCGTGAACACCGCCTCCTATACGGCGCTCACGGGCATGGCCTTCGTCGGCGCGTACGCCGCGACCAAGCACGCCATCCTCGGCCTCACACGCGTCGCCGCCATCGAGCTGGCGGCGAAGGGCATCCGCGTCAACGCCATCTGCCCCGGAGCCGTGGACACCCCCATGACCAACCCGGCGCGGCTGGACCCGGCCGCCGACCCGGAGGCGGCGCGCGGGGCGGTGGCGAAGCTGTACGAGAAGCTGGTGCCGATGGGACGGATCGGCACGCCCCAGGAGATCGCGGCCCTCGCGCTCTTCCTCACCGGCGCGGACTCCTCGTACATCACCGGCCAGCCCTTCGTCATCGACGGCGGCTGGCTGGCCGGGGTCAGCGTCATCTGA